A window of Rhododendron vialii isolate Sample 1 chromosome 13a, ASM3025357v1 contains these coding sequences:
- the LOC131313449 gene encoding eukaryotic initiation factor 4A-3-like gives MWIQCYVGLILALKNLINIPSHARVGRKSVGEDIRGLESGVLVLSGTSGRFCDMIKRRTLQTIAIKMLVLDESDEMLSRGCKDQTYDVYIYLPPELHVVLITATLPNEILEMTSKFMTSPVRILVKSDELTLEGIKQFFVAVEREVWKFDILCDLYDTLSITEAVFFSATQSGRYWFQWSCS, from the exons ATGTGGATTCAATGTTATGTCGGTTTAATATTAGCCCTTAAGAATTTAATTAATATACCGTCCCATGCACGCGTTGGTCGCAAGAGTGTTGGCGAGGATATCAGAGGACTAGAAAGTGGAGTTCTTGTTTTGTCTGGAACTTCTGGAAGATTTTGTGACATGATCAAGCGGAGAACATTGCAGACTATAGCTATCAAAATGTTGGTTCTT GATGAGTCTGATGAGATGCTAAGCCGTGGTTGTAAGGATCAAACTTATGATGTCTACATATACCTACCACCAGAGCTTCAT GTGGTTTTGATAACTGCTACCCTTCCTAATGAAATTTTGGAGATGACGAGCAAATTTATGACTAGTCCTGTTAGGATTCTAGTTAAAAGTGATGAGTTGACTCTTGAG GGTATCAAGCAGTTCTTCGTTGCAGTAGAGAGGGAGGTGTGGAAGTTTGATATTTTGTGTGATCTATATGATACCCTTTCTATCACCgaggctgtttttttttctgcaacacaaagtggaaggtattggtTTCAATGGTCTTGTTCATGA